In Capsicum annuum cultivar UCD-10X-F1 chromosome 11, UCD10Xv1.1, whole genome shotgun sequence, one genomic interval encodes:
- the LOC107846750 gene encoding putative pentatricopeptide repeat-containing protein At1g13630 isoform X3 has protein sequence MKICCDLQSGPGSAHSICELLLSRFQKWHSNHVVWDMLASAYSRCRMVDDALFVFAKMKDLNIQASIITYNNLLYNLRYTDNIWDVYDDIKASGISPSMYTNSILIDGLCKQSLMEKAVDFFRETECRESGPSVVSFNTLMSSSCKMGSVDVAKSFLCMMFKSGLHPNVYSYNILIHGLSVAGAMEEALDFADDMEKHGLEPDVVTFNVLAKGFHLLGMMNGVQKFVDEMLHRDVNPDIFTYTMLICGYCKAGNIDEGMKLREEMFSKEGVHASHISDNMLLSSLCKSGRLDEALNLFLKIESSGHKPDPIMYSILIRGLCKQGLIEMAFQLYDDMWCKRILPNIVAHRSILKSFFEKGYMCEAKVLFDALINSGLIDNIILGNIMIDGYAKLGDIDEAVQVYELITGNGVSPSIVTFNSLIYGFCKARMLDDAKKWVDTIFAHGLIPSVRTYTTLMDAYGEEGKIQAVFELLEEMKARGIEPTHVTYTVIMKCLCKRRQMHESVQILKSMLPDDFQPDEVFYNTIIKILCEARDMKGAFQLHKEMVVHKIQPSRATYNILLNGLCTHGELKDAEELFSTLQDVGLMKCDYTILIKAHCAKGSVRKAVIMFQKMIEKGFEISVRDYSAVINRLCKRNLQADVKMFLRMMLFHGVSVDSQICFVMLNSFLRIRNHNYAFQLSALMIKCGLDGDSNCG, from the exons ATGAAG ATTTGTTGTGATTTGCAATCAGGCCCTGGTTCAGCACATTCGATATGCGAGCTGCTTTTGAGTCGCTTTCAGAAATGGCATTCTAATCATGTTGTCTGGGATATGCTGGCTTCTGCCTATTCCCGATGTCGGATGGTTGATGATGCTTTGTTTGTTTTTGCAAAGATGAAAGATTTGAATATTCAGGCGTCAATAATTACATACAATAatttgttgtataatttgaggTACACTGATAACATCTGGGACGTCTATGATGACATCAAAGCCAGTGGGATAAGCCCAAGCATGTATACTAATTCCATTCTTATAGATGGCCTGTGCAAACAATCCTTGATGGAAAAGGCAGTTGATTTTTTTCGAGAGACTGAATGTAGAGAGTCTGGGCCTTCTGTTGTGTCTTTCAATACTCTTATGTCAAGTTCCTGTAAAATGGGTTCCGTAGACGTTGCTAAGTCATTCTTGTGTATGATGTTTAAGAGTGGGTTACATCCCAATGTATATAGTTACAATATTCTCATTCACGGGTTAAGTGTGGCGGGTGCAATGGAAGAAGCATTGGATTTCGCAGATGATATGGAGAAGCATGGTTTAGAGCCTGATGTGGTAACTTTTAACGTCCTCGCCAAAGGATTTCATTTGCTTGGTATGATGAATGGTGTCCAGAAGTTTGTTGATGAAATGCTTCATAGAGACGTAAATCCTGATATTTTCACATATACAATGTTGATCTGTGGATATTGCAAGGCAGGTAATATTGATGAGGGTATGAAGTTGAGAGAGGAGATGTTTTCAAAGGAGGGGGTCCATGCCAGTCATATCTCAGACAACATGTTACTTAGCAGTTTGTGTAAAAGTGGACGTTTAGATGAAGCTTTGAATTTGTTCCTCAAGATAGAGAGCAGCGGTCATAAACCTGATCCTATAATGTACTCGATTCTCATTCGAGGCCTTTGTAAGCAAGGGTTGATTGAGATGGCTTTTCAATTGTATGACGATATGTGGTGTAAGAGAATTCTTCCAAATATTGTTGCTCATAGATCTATCCTCAAAAGCTTCTTTGAGAAAGGGTACATGTGTGAGGCAAAAGTTCTGTTTGATGCTTTAATTAACTCTGGTTTAATAGATAATATTATTTTGGGTAATATTATGATTGACGGATACGCAAAACTTGGTGACATCGATGAGGCTGTTCAGGTATACGAACTAATAACAGGGAATGGAGTATCGCCAAGCATAGTTACATTCAATTCCTTAATATATGGGTTCTGCAAAGCCAGAATGTTGGATGATGCAAAAAAGTGGGTTGATACTATTTTTGCACATGGGTTGATACCATCAGTGAGAACGTACACAACTCTTATGGATGCCTATGGTGAAGAAGGAAAAATACAAGCCGtttttgagttgcttgaggaaatGAAAGCAAGGGGCATAGAACCAACTCATGTTACTTACACAGTGATAATGAAATGCCTTTGTAAAAGAAGGCAGATGCATGAGTCTGTCCAGATACTAAAGAGTATGTTACCGGATGATTTTCAGCCTGATGAAGTTTTTTACAACaccattattaaaattttatgcgAAGCTCGAGATATGAAAGGTGCTTTCCAATTACATAAAGAGATGGTGGTGCACAAAATCCAGCCAAGTCGTGCCACGTACAACATTCTTCTTAATGGTTTATGTACACATGGAGAGCTAAAGGATGCTGAGGAACTGTTTTCTACACTCCAAGATGTTGGCTTGATGAAATGTGATTACACCATTCTAATAAAAGCGCATTGTGCAAAAGGATCAGTGCGTAAGGCAGTGATTATGTTCCAAAAGATGATTGAGAAGGGCTTTGAAATCTCTGTTAGAGATTATAGTGCTGTGATTAATAGGCTGTGCAAAAGAAACTTACAAGCTGATGTGAAGATGTTTCTGCGTATGATGTTGTTTCATGGTGTTTCAGTTGATTCACAAATTTGTTTTGTTATGCTTAACAGTTTCCTTCGTATTCGTAATCATAATTATGCATTCCAATTGTCTGCTTTGATGATTAAGTGTGGGTTAGATGGTGATTCTAATTGTGGTTAA
- the LOC107846750 gene encoding putative pentatricopeptide repeat-containing protein At1g13630 isoform X2 yields the protein MLPLILKSPFKSPLISSLILLKSSFSTTNLAIHHPESPPPTPTTPTHPTPTSRILSFFLQTHFTKGSINPFKANPSFKNLILELNLVEIEGIIEKLTVLDNYEIAIEFFFLLRNEYGFSHSRVSYFLVAHILAKKQRFRALKFHLQDLVQYEGPGSAHSICELLLSRFQKWHSNHVVWDMLASAYSRCRMVDDALFVFAKMKDLNIQASIITYNNLLYNLRYTDNIWDVYDDIKASGISPSMYTNSILIDGLCKQSLMEKAVDFFRETECRESGPSVVSFNTLMSSSCKMGSVDVAKSFLCMMFKSGLHPNVYSYNILIHGLSVAGAMEEALDFADDMEKHGLEPDVVTFNVLAKGFHLLGMMNGVQKFVDEMLHRDVNPDIFTYTMLICGYCKAGNIDEGMKLREEMFSKEGVHASHISDNMLLSSLCKSGRLDEALNLFLKIESSGHKPDPIMYSILIRGLCKQGLIEMAFQLYDDMWCKRILPNIVAHRSILKSFFEKGYMCEAKVLFDALINSGLIDNIILGNIMIDGYAKLGDIDEAVQVYELITGNGVSPSIVTFNSLIYGFCKARMLDDAKKWVDTIFAHGLIPSVRTYTTLMDAYGEEGKIQAVFELLEEMKARGIEPTHVTYTVIMKCLCKRRQMHESVQILKSMLPDDFQPDEVFYNTIIKILCEARHMRGAFQLHKEMVVHKLQPSSATYNILLNGLCEHGELTDAEELFSTHQDVGLMKCDYTVLIKVHCAKGSMRKAVVMFQKMIEKGFEISVRDYSAVIKKKLTS from the exons ATGCTTCCATTAATCCTCAAATCACCCTTTAAATCTCCATTAATCTCCTCCCTAATCCTCCTTAAATCCTCTTTCTCCACCACCAACCTCGCCATCCACCACCCTGAATCCCCACCCCCTACCCCCACCAcccccacccaccccacccccacttcaagaaTCCTCAGCTTTTTCCTCCAAACCCATTTCACTAAAGGCTCTATAAACCCTTTTAAAGCAAACCCATCTTTTAAAAATCTAATCTTGGAGCTTAATTTAGTTGAAATTGAAGGAATTATTGAGAAATTGACTGTTCTTGATAATTACGAAATTGCCATTGAGTTCTTTTTCTTGTTGAGAAATGAGTATGGGTTTAGCCATTCTAGAGTGAGTTACTTTCTTGTTGCTCATATTTTGGCTAAAAAACAAAGGTTTAGAGCTTTGAAGTTTCACTTACAAGACTTGGTTCAATATGAAG GCCCTGGTTCAGCACATTCGATATGCGAGCTGCTTTTGAGTCGCTTTCAGAAATGGCATTCTAATCATGTTGTCTGGGATATGCTGGCTTCTGCCTATTCCCGATGTCGGATGGTTGATGATGCTTTGTTTGTTTTTGCAAAGATGAAAGATTTGAATATTCAGGCGTCAATAATTACATACAATAatttgttgtataatttgaggTACACTGATAACATCTGGGACGTCTATGATGACATCAAAGCCAGTGGGATAAGCCCAAGCATGTATACTAATTCCATTCTTATAGATGGCCTGTGCAAACAATCCTTGATGGAAAAGGCAGTTGATTTTTTTCGAGAGACTGAATGTAGAGAGTCTGGGCCTTCTGTTGTGTCTTTCAATACTCTTATGTCAAGTTCCTGTAAAATGGGTTCCGTAGACGTTGCTAAGTCATTCTTGTGTATGATGTTTAAGAGTGGGTTACATCCCAATGTATATAGTTACAATATTCTCATTCACGGGTTAAGTGTGGCGGGTGCAATGGAAGAAGCATTGGATTTCGCAGATGATATGGAGAAGCATGGTTTAGAGCCTGATGTGGTAACTTTTAACGTCCTCGCCAAAGGATTTCATTTGCTTGGTATGATGAATGGTGTCCAGAAGTTTGTTGATGAAATGCTTCATAGAGACGTAAATCCTGATATTTTCACATATACAATGTTGATCTGTGGATATTGCAAGGCAGGTAATATTGATGAGGGTATGAAGTTGAGAGAGGAGATGTTTTCAAAGGAGGGGGTCCATGCCAGTCATATCTCAGACAACATGTTACTTAGCAGTTTGTGTAAAAGTGGACGTTTAGATGAAGCTTTGAATTTGTTCCTCAAGATAGAGAGCAGCGGTCATAAACCTGATCCTATAATGTACTCGATTCTCATTCGAGGCCTTTGTAAGCAAGGGTTGATTGAGATGGCTTTTCAATTGTATGACGATATGTGGTGTAAGAGAATTCTTCCAAATATTGTTGCTCATAGATCTATCCTCAAAAGCTTCTTTGAGAAAGGGTACATGTGTGAGGCAAAAGTTCTGTTTGATGCTTTAATTAACTCTGGTTTAATAGATAATATTATTTTGGGTAATATTATGATTGACGGATACGCAAAACTTGGTGACATCGATGAGGCTGTTCAGGTATACGAACTAATAACAGGGAATGGAGTATCGCCAAGCATAGTTACATTCAATTCCTTAATATATGGGTTCTGCAAAGCCAGAATGTTGGATGATGCAAAAAAGTGGGTTGATACTATTTTTGCACATGGGTTGATACCATCAGTGAGAACGTACACAACTCTTATGGATGCCTATGGTGAAGAAGGAAAAATACAAGCCGtttttgagttgcttgaggaaatGAAAGCAAGGGGCATAGAACCAACTCATGTTACTTACACAGTGATAATGAAATGCCTTTGTAAAAGAAGGCAGATGCATGAGTCTGTCCAGATACTAAAGAGTATGTTACCGGATGATTTTCAGCCTGATGAAGTTTTTTACAACaccattattaaa ATTTTATGCGAAGCTCGACATATGAGAGGTGCTTTCCAATTACATAAAGAGATGGTGGTGCACAAACTCCAGCCAAGTAGTGCCACGTACAACATTCTCCTTAATGGTTTATGTGAACACGGAGAGCTAACGGATGCTGAGGAACTATTTTCTACACACCAAGATGTTGGCTTGATGAAATGTGATTACACCGTTTTAATAAAAGTGCATTGTGCAAAAGGATCGATGCGTAAGGCAGTGGTTATGTTCCAAAAGATGATTGAGAAGGGCTTTGAAATCTCTGTTAGAGATTATAGTGCTGTGATTAAAAAGAAACTTACTAGCTGA
- the LOC107846750 gene encoding putative pentatricopeptide repeat-containing protein At1g13630 isoform X1, translating into MLPLILKSPFKSPLISSLILLKSSFSTTNLAIHHPESPPPTPTTPTHPTPTSRILSFFLQTHFTKGSINPFKANPSFKNLILELNLVEIEGIIEKLTVLDNYEIAIEFFFLLRNEYGFSHSRVSYFLVAHILAKKQRFRALKFHLQDLVQYEGPGSAHSICELLLSRFQKWHSNHVVWDMLASAYSRCRMVDDALFVFAKMKDLNIQASIITYNNLLYNLRYTDNIWDVYDDIKASGISPSMYTNSILIDGLCKQSLMEKAVDFFRETECRESGPSVVSFNTLMSSSCKMGSVDVAKSFLCMMFKSGLHPNVYSYNILIHGLSVAGAMEEALDFADDMEKHGLEPDVVTFNVLAKGFHLLGMMNGVQKFVDEMLHRDVNPDIFTYTMLICGYCKAGNIDEGMKLREEMFSKEGVHASHISDNMLLSSLCKSGRLDEALNLFLKIESSGHKPDPIMYSILIRGLCKQGLIEMAFQLYDDMWCKRILPNIVAHRSILKSFFEKGYMCEAKVLFDALINSGLIDNIILGNIMIDGYAKLGDIDEAVQVYELITGNGVSPSIVTFNSLIYGFCKARMLDDAKKWVDTIFAHGLIPSVRTYTTLMDAYGEEGKIQAVFELLEEMKARGIEPTHVTYTVIMKCLCKRRQMHESVQILKSMLPDDFQPDEVFYNTIIKILCEARDMKGAFQLHKEMVVHKIQPSRATYNILLNGLCTHGELKDAEELFSTLQDVGLMKCDYTILIKAHCAKGSVRKAVIMFQKMIEKGFEISVRDYSAVINRLCKRNLQADVKMFLRMMLFHGVSVDSQICFVMLNSFLRIRNHNYAFQLSALMIKCGLDGDSNCG; encoded by the exons ATGCTTCCATTAATCCTCAAATCACCCTTTAAATCTCCATTAATCTCCTCCCTAATCCTCCTTAAATCCTCTTTCTCCACCACCAACCTCGCCATCCACCACCCTGAATCCCCACCCCCTACCCCCACCAcccccacccaccccacccccacttcaagaaTCCTCAGCTTTTTCCTCCAAACCCATTTCACTAAAGGCTCTATAAACCCTTTTAAAGCAAACCCATCTTTTAAAAATCTAATCTTGGAGCTTAATTTAGTTGAAATTGAAGGAATTATTGAGAAATTGACTGTTCTTGATAATTACGAAATTGCCATTGAGTTCTTTTTCTTGTTGAGAAATGAGTATGGGTTTAGCCATTCTAGAGTGAGTTACTTTCTTGTTGCTCATATTTTGGCTAAAAAACAAAGGTTTAGAGCTTTGAAGTTTCACTTACAAGACTTGGTTCAATATGAAG GCCCTGGTTCAGCACATTCGATATGCGAGCTGCTTTTGAGTCGCTTTCAGAAATGGCATTCTAATCATGTTGTCTGGGATATGCTGGCTTCTGCCTATTCCCGATGTCGGATGGTTGATGATGCTTTGTTTGTTTTTGCAAAGATGAAAGATTTGAATATTCAGGCGTCAATAATTACATACAATAatttgttgtataatttgaggTACACTGATAACATCTGGGACGTCTATGATGACATCAAAGCCAGTGGGATAAGCCCAAGCATGTATACTAATTCCATTCTTATAGATGGCCTGTGCAAACAATCCTTGATGGAAAAGGCAGTTGATTTTTTTCGAGAGACTGAATGTAGAGAGTCTGGGCCTTCTGTTGTGTCTTTCAATACTCTTATGTCAAGTTCCTGTAAAATGGGTTCCGTAGACGTTGCTAAGTCATTCTTGTGTATGATGTTTAAGAGTGGGTTACATCCCAATGTATATAGTTACAATATTCTCATTCACGGGTTAAGTGTGGCGGGTGCAATGGAAGAAGCATTGGATTTCGCAGATGATATGGAGAAGCATGGTTTAGAGCCTGATGTGGTAACTTTTAACGTCCTCGCCAAAGGATTTCATTTGCTTGGTATGATGAATGGTGTCCAGAAGTTTGTTGATGAAATGCTTCATAGAGACGTAAATCCTGATATTTTCACATATACAATGTTGATCTGTGGATATTGCAAGGCAGGTAATATTGATGAGGGTATGAAGTTGAGAGAGGAGATGTTTTCAAAGGAGGGGGTCCATGCCAGTCATATCTCAGACAACATGTTACTTAGCAGTTTGTGTAAAAGTGGACGTTTAGATGAAGCTTTGAATTTGTTCCTCAAGATAGAGAGCAGCGGTCATAAACCTGATCCTATAATGTACTCGATTCTCATTCGAGGCCTTTGTAAGCAAGGGTTGATTGAGATGGCTTTTCAATTGTATGACGATATGTGGTGTAAGAGAATTCTTCCAAATATTGTTGCTCATAGATCTATCCTCAAAAGCTTCTTTGAGAAAGGGTACATGTGTGAGGCAAAAGTTCTGTTTGATGCTTTAATTAACTCTGGTTTAATAGATAATATTATTTTGGGTAATATTATGATTGACGGATACGCAAAACTTGGTGACATCGATGAGGCTGTTCAGGTATACGAACTAATAACAGGGAATGGAGTATCGCCAAGCATAGTTACATTCAATTCCTTAATATATGGGTTCTGCAAAGCCAGAATGTTGGATGATGCAAAAAAGTGGGTTGATACTATTTTTGCACATGGGTTGATACCATCAGTGAGAACGTACACAACTCTTATGGATGCCTATGGTGAAGAAGGAAAAATACAAGCCGtttttgagttgcttgaggaaatGAAAGCAAGGGGCATAGAACCAACTCATGTTACTTACACAGTGATAATGAAATGCCTTTGTAAAAGAAGGCAGATGCATGAGTCTGTCCAGATACTAAAGAGTATGTTACCGGATGATTTTCAGCCTGATGAAGTTTTTTACAACaccattattaaaattttatgcgAAGCTCGAGATATGAAAGGTGCTTTCCAATTACATAAAGAGATGGTGGTGCACAAAATCCAGCCAAGTCGTGCCACGTACAACATTCTTCTTAATGGTTTATGTACACATGGAGAGCTAAAGGATGCTGAGGAACTGTTTTCTACACTCCAAGATGTTGGCTTGATGAAATGTGATTACACCATTCTAATAAAAGCGCATTGTGCAAAAGGATCAGTGCGTAAGGCAGTGATTATGTTCCAAAAGATGATTGAGAAGGGCTTTGAAATCTCTGTTAGAGATTATAGTGCTGTGATTAATAGGCTGTGCAAAAGAAACTTACAAGCTGATGTGAAGATGTTTCTGCGTATGATGTTGTTTCATGGTGTTTCAGTTGATTCACAAATTTGTTTTGTTATGCTTAACAGTTTCCTTCGTATTCGTAATCATAATTATGCATTCCAATTGTCTGCTTTGATGATTAAGTGTGGGTTAGATGGTGATTCTAATTGTGGTTAA
- the LOC107847288 gene encoding probable arabinosyltransferase ARAD1, with product MMPLKNIVTRSASPSCSIPSLFISLSLLCILPLSLFFFFHSSPNPQMNLLQTTPPNSIKVYVADLPTSLNYGLLENYWALDSDSRIGSEVDNEIRKKTHIGGKSSKKFLPYPENPIIKQYSAEYWILGDLMTPEKLKLGSSFAKRVFSADEADVIFVPFFATLSAEMQLIVNKGVFRKKKPGNQDYQRQRMVVDFLKQTDAWKRSGGRDHVFVITDPVAMWHVKDEVAPAILLVVDFGGWYKLDSNTANETSSDMIHHTQVSLLKDVIVPYTHLLPRLPLSENQKRETLIYFKGAKHRHRGGIVREKLWDLLINEPRVVMEEGFPNATGREQSIKGMRTSEFCLHPAGDTPTSCRLFDAVQSLCIPVIVSDNIELPFEGMVDYSEFSVFVAVSDALQPSLLVNHLRSYSNDQKDRFRRNMALVQPIFEYENGQPGGIGPVSPNGAINYIWRKVHQKLPMIKETIIREKRKPLGALVPLRCHCT from the exons atgatgccACTGAAGAACATTGTCACTCGTTCAGCTTCACCCTCCTGCAGTATTCCATCTCTCTTCATCTCCCTCTCTCTACTCTGCATTCTAccactctctctttttttcttcttccattcCTCTCCAAACCCACAAATGAACCTCCTTCAGACAACACCTCCCAATTCCATCAAAGTTTACGTTGCAGATCTTCCAACATCTCTCAACTATGGCCTATTGGAAAATTACTGGGCTTTAGACTCAGATTCAAGAATTGGGAGTGAAGTAGACAATGAAATAAGAAAGAAGACCCACATCGGAGGCAAAAGTTCCAAAAAGTTCCTTCCTTATCCAGAAAACCCAATAATCAAACAGTACAGTGCTGAGTATTGGATCTTGGGGGATTTAATGACACCTGAAAAGTTGAAACTTGGATCTTCTTTTGCCAAAAGGGTGTTCAGTGCTGATGAAGCTGATGTGATTTTTGTTCCCTTTTTTGCAACTTTGAGTGCTGAGATGCAATTGATTGTGAACAAGGGTGTGTTTAGGAAGAAGAAACCGgggaatcaggactatcaaagaCAACGAATGGTTGTCGATTTCTTGAAGCAAACTGACGCTTGGAAACGCTCCGGTGGACGTGACCATGTCTTTGTTATTACTG ACCCTGTCGCTATGTGGCATGTGAAGGATGAGGTTGCTCCAGCTATTCTCCTGGTGGTTGATTTTGGTGGGTGGTACAAGCTCGACTCCAACACGGCTAATGAGACCTCATCTGACATGATACACCACACTCAAGTTTCATTGCTGAAGGATGTCATTGTGCCTTATACCCATCTACTTCCTCGTTTGCCCTTATCCGAAAATCAGAAACGAGAAACCCTTATTTACTTCAAAGGAGCTAAACATAGGCATCGG GGAGGCATTGTTCGGGAAAAGCTCTGGGACTTGCTAATAAATGAACCCCGAGTAGTGATGGAGGAAGGCTTTCCAAATGCCACAGGAAGGGAGCAGTCTATAAAGGGAATGAGGACTTCAGAGTTCTGCTTGCACCCTGCAGGGGATACACCAACCTCGTGCAGACTTTTTGATGCTGTTCAAAGTCTTTGTATTCCTGTCATTGTTAGTGACAACATTGAGCTCCCATTTGAAGGGATGGTGGATTATTCAGAATTTTCGGTGTTTGTTGCAGTTAGTGATGCCCTGCAGCCAAGTTTGCTCGTGAACCATCTTAGGAGCTACTCCAACGATCAAAAGGATAGATTTCGCCGTAATATGGCTCTGGTGCAGCCCATTTTTGAGTATGAAAATGGTCAACCAGGTGGTATTGGTCCTGTATCTCCAAACGGTGCTATAAATTACATATGGAGAAAGGTTCACCAAAAACTGCCCATGATCAAAGAAACTATAATTCGTGAGAAGAGGAAACCTCTCGGTGCCTTAGTTCCACTTCGTTGTCATTGTACTTGA